From a single Pseudomonas serboccidentalis genomic region:
- a CDS encoding GNAT family N-acetyltransferase: MQPVMNPKYPGLSVRVADDGFAAYIWGSDFSFEVAAYGAAVVGQPVAQWVVTPIVPYRKCYGIDPEEFSSYRDAADSAIFMAYLDDEPVGHLVISTNWNGFAHIDELAVHAPARRHGVAKALLDVAQFWSRKKKLPGIMLETQNNNLGACRLYERCGYEIGGVDHLRYRGIDPNTAEIALFWYRLFDNPLENPLSSPATPRLVP, from the coding sequence ATGCAACCGGTCATGAATCCGAAATACCCAGGACTGTCGGTGCGCGTCGCCGACGATGGTTTTGCGGCTTACATATGGGGCAGTGACTTCAGTTTCGAGGTGGCTGCGTATGGCGCAGCGGTGGTCGGCCAGCCGGTGGCGCAATGGGTGGTGACGCCGATTGTGCCGTATCGCAAATGCTATGGCATCGACCCCGAGGAGTTCAGCAGCTATCGCGACGCCGCCGACAGCGCGATTTTCATGGCTTATCTGGACGACGAACCGGTGGGTCATCTGGTGATCAGCACCAACTGGAACGGCTTCGCGCACATCGATGAACTGGCGGTGCATGCGCCTGCGCGCCGACATGGCGTGGCCAAGGCGTTGCTGGATGTGGCGCAATTCTGGAGTCGCAAGAAGAAGCTGCCGGGGATCATGCTCGAAACCCAGAACAACAACCTCGGCGCCTGTCGTCTGTATGAACGCTGCGGTTACGAGATTGGCGGTGTCGACCATCTGCGTTATCGCGGTATTGACCCGAACACCGCCGAAATCGCGCTGTTCTGGTATCGACTGTTCGATAACCCGCTGGAAAACCCCCTCAGCTCGCCAGCAACGCCTCGGCTTGTTCCGTGA
- a CDS encoding LysR substrate-binding domain-containing protein: MRLRHIEVIQALLQTGHLGTAAEWLQLPVTEVEERLREAESQLGFMLFASVRGRLQSTPEARALQVEIAHVYEALEPVQRLASSLKQYLAPPLRIIGTPPLVQHLLPQSIALLRRRLPDAPCRLLSAATCDMVRSLLLRESDLGLSLHDPEHPDIHAQPLAHGKLQLLAPHGWLQPKQKYISLQDLAGQAMVGLEGQDPLSPALDNKLQALRPAPSIQTRVQTHQMMRSMVEAGEGLAIVDPFTALGARAGGLDVCPLSPAVPISLYALTYRHSATPAAIHTLLSIVTEQAEALLAS; this comes from the coding sequence ATGCGTTTACGTCATATCGAAGTGATTCAGGCGCTCTTGCAGACCGGTCACCTGGGCACTGCCGCCGAATGGCTGCAGTTGCCGGTGACCGAGGTCGAAGAGCGATTGCGCGAAGCCGAGAGTCAGTTGGGGTTCATGTTGTTCGCCAGCGTTCGCGGCCGGCTGCAATCGACGCCTGAAGCGCGGGCGCTGCAAGTCGAGATCGCTCACGTCTATGAAGCGCTGGAGCCGGTGCAGCGTCTGGCCAGCAGCCTCAAGCAATACCTCGCCCCGCCCCTGCGCATCATCGGCACCCCGCCGCTGGTGCAACACCTGCTGCCACAAAGCATCGCGCTGCTGCGTCGGCGTTTACCGGATGCCCCTTGTCGTCTGCTCAGCGCCGCCACGTGCGACATGGTGCGCAGCCTGCTGCTGCGCGAAAGCGATCTGGGCCTGAGCCTGCACGACCCCGAACACCCCGACATCCACGCCCAGCCGCTGGCCCACGGCAAGCTGCAATTGCTCGCGCCCCACGGCTGGCTGCAACCGAAGCAGAAGTATATCTCCCTGCAGGACCTGGCCGGCCAGGCGATGGTCGGCCTCGAAGGTCAGGATCCGCTGAGCCCGGCATTGGACAACAAGCTCCAGGCACTGCGCCCGGCACCCAGCATCCAGACCCGGGTGCAAACCCATCAGATGATGCGCAGCATGGTCGAGGCCGGAGAAGGCCTGGCCATCGTCGACCCGTTCACCGCCCTTGGCGCACGGGCCGGCGGACTGGATGTCTGCCCGTTGTCACCGGCGGTGCCGATCAGCCTGTATGCACTGACCTATCGACACAGCGCCACACCGGCGGCGATTCACACCCTGCTGTCGATCGTCACGGAACAAGCCGAGGCGTTGCTGGCGAGCTGA
- a CDS encoding Orn/Lys/Arg decarboxylase N-terminal domain-containing protein yields MYKDLKFPVLIVHRDIKADTVAGDRIRGIARELEQEGFNIVSAIDYAEGRLVASTHHGLACMLIAAEDASTHSHLLQNMAELIGLARVRAPDLPIFALGEQVTLENAPADAMAELNQLRGILYLFEDTVPFLARQVARAARKYLDGLLPPFFKALVQHTADSNYSWHTPGHGGGVAYHKSPVGQAFHQFFGENTLRSDLSVSVPELGSLLDHTGPLAEAEERAARNFGADHTFFVINGTSTANKIVWHSMVGRDDLVLVDRNCHKSVLHAIIMTGAIPLYLCPERNELGIIGPIPLSEFSRESIQAKIDASPLTKGRAPKVKLAVVTNSTYDGLCYNAELIKQSLGNSVEVLHFDEAWYAYAAFHEFFAGRYGMATSRTADSPLVFTTHSTHKLLAAFSQASMIHVQDGGARQLDRDRFNEAFMMHISTSPQYSIIASLDVASAMMEGPAGRSLLQETFDEALSFRRALANLRQHIAADDWWFSIWQPPGVEGIDRVQTEDWLLQPDADWHGFGEVSDDYVLLDPIKVTLVMPGLNAGGALSEKGIPAAVVSKFLWERGLVVEKTGLYSFLVLFSMGITKGKWSTLLTELLEFKRSYDANVSLASCLPCVAQQDTARYRGMGLRDLCDQLHACYRSNATAKHLKRMYTVLPEIAMKPAHAYDHLVRGEVEAVPIDELEGRIAAVMLVPYPPGIPLIMPGERFTESTRSIIDYLKFARTFDSSFPGFVADVHGLQHEDEGNGRQYTVDCVKE; encoded by the coding sequence ATGTACAAAGATTTGAAGTTCCCGGTGTTGATCGTCCACCGCGACATCAAGGCCGACACGGTCGCCGGTGACCGGATCCGGGGCATCGCCCGGGAGTTGGAGCAGGAAGGTTTCAATATCGTGTCGGCCATCGACTACGCCGAAGGGCGGTTGGTGGCGTCGACCCATCATGGTCTGGCGTGCATGCTGATCGCTGCCGAAGACGCCAGCACCCACTCGCACTTGCTGCAGAACATGGCCGAACTGATCGGTCTGGCCCGGGTGCGGGCGCCGGATCTGCCGATCTTTGCCCTGGGCGAACAGGTCACCCTGGAAAACGCCCCGGCCGATGCCATGGCCGAGCTTAATCAACTGCGCGGCATTCTTTATCTGTTCGAAGACACCGTGCCGTTCCTGGCCCGGCAAGTGGCGCGAGCGGCGCGCAAGTATCTGGATGGTCTGCTGCCACCGTTTTTCAAGGCACTGGTGCAGCACACCGCCGATTCCAACTATTCCTGGCACACCCCCGGTCATGGCGGTGGCGTGGCGTATCACAAGAGCCCGGTGGGGCAGGCGTTTCATCAGTTTTTCGGCGAAAACACCCTGCGTTCGGATTTGTCGGTATCGGTGCCGGAGCTCGGTTCACTGCTTGATCACACCGGCCCGTTGGCCGAAGCCGAAGAGCGTGCGGCGCGCAATTTCGGCGCCGATCACACCTTCTTCGTGATCAATGGCACCTCGACCGCCAACAAGATCGTCTGGCACTCGATGGTTGGTCGTGATGACCTGGTGCTGGTGGACCGCAACTGCCACAAATCGGTGTTGCACGCGATCATCATGACCGGGGCGATCCCGCTGTACCTGTGCCCGGAGCGCAATGAACTGGGGATCATCGGCCCGATTCCGCTGAGCGAATTCAGCCGCGAATCGATCCAGGCCAAGATCGACGCCAGCCCCCTGACCAAGGGGCGCGCGCCGAAAGTCAAACTGGCGGTGGTCACCAACTCGACTTACGACGGCTTGTGTTACAACGCCGAGCTGATCAAGCAAAGCCTGGGCAACAGCGTCGAAGTGCTGCATTTCGATGAAGCGTGGTATGCCTACGCGGCGTTTCACGAGTTCTTCGCCGGGCGCTATGGCATGGCCACTTCGCGCACGGCAGACAGCCCGCTGGTGTTCACCACCCATTCCACGCACAAGCTGCTCGCCGCGTTCAGCCAGGCCTCGATGATCCATGTACAGGACGGCGGCGCGCGGCAACTGGACCGTGACCGTTTCAATGAAGCGTTCATGATGCACATCTCGACCTCGCCGCAATACAGCATCATCGCCTCGCTGGACGTGGCCTCGGCGATGATGGAAGGCCCGGCCGGACGTTCGCTGTTGCAGGAAACCTTCGATGAAGCCCTGAGTTTTCGTCGTGCGCTGGCCAATCTGCGCCAGCACATCGCTGCGGATGACTGGTGGTTTTCGATCTGGCAGCCACCTGGCGTCGAAGGCATCGACCGCGTACAAACCGAAGACTGGCTGTTGCAGCCGGACGCCGACTGGCACGGCTTCGGCGAGGTCAGCGACGACTACGTGCTGCTCGATCCGATCAAGGTGACCCTGGTCATGCCCGGCTTGAATGCCGGTGGCGCGCTGAGCGAGAAGGGCATCCCGGCGGCGGTGGTCAGCAAGTTCCTCTGGGAGCGCGGGCTGGTGGTGGAGAAAACCGGGCTGTATTCATTTCTGGTGCTGTTCTCGATGGGCATCACCAAGGGCAAGTGGAGCACGCTGCTCACCGAGTTACTCGAATTCAAGCGCAGTTACGACGCCAACGTCAGTCTGGCGAGCTGCCTGCCCTGTGTCGCGCAGCAAGACACCGCACGCTATCGCGGCATGGGCCTGCGGGATTTGTGCGATCAACTGCACGCCTGTTACCGCAGCAATGCCACCGCCAAACACCTCAAGCGCATGTACACGGTGCTGCCGGAAATCGCCATGAAACCGGCGCATGCCTACGATCATCTGGTGCGCGGCGAGGTCGAGGCGGTGCCGATCGATGAGCTGGAGGGGCGGATTGCGGCGGTGATGCTGGTGCCGTATCCGCCGGGCATTCCATTGATCATGCCCGGCGAACGCTTTACCGAGTCGACGCGCTCGATCATCGATTACCTGAAGTTTGCCCGCACGTTCGATAGCAGCTTCCCCGGTTTTGTCGCTGATGTGCATGGACTGCAACATGAAGATGAAGGCAATGGACGGCAGTACACCGTCGATTGCGTCAAGGAATGA